The proteins below come from a single Miscanthus floridulus cultivar M001 chromosome 1, ASM1932011v1, whole genome shotgun sequence genomic window:
- the LOC136467105 gene encoding uncharacterized protein yields the protein MRALGVASTYSRFGVGNDCPLRGPLIIVYRFDHRKRYKTKDWRITHSSSTRTHIKPPYTNVAIDEDSEEDVIEDVYDVTTREDTQLQRAPLQRYVATQLGRLSNEAAFRLHESRGQGPGVLAAFVEKVKKSCRKLAQKLSCMDTPYEEPSLPA from the exons atgcgaGCCTTGGGGGTTGCttctacctactccaggtttggtgttggaaaCGATTGCCCGTtgagaggccccttaataatagtttaccg GTTTGACCACagaaagaggtacaagaccaaggattggcgcataACACACAGCTC gtctacgaggacacatatcaagcctccgTACACTAACGTGGCGATTgatgaggactcggaggaagatgtcatcgaagatgtgtacgacgttaccactagagaggacacacagctacagagagccccgcttcaaagatacgtg gcgacacaattgggaaggctgtccaacgaagcagcgttccggcttcacgagtctagagggcaggggccaggcgttctcgcggcttttgtggag aaggtgaagaagagctgcaggaagctagctcagaagttgagctgcatggacactccttatgaggaaccgtcaCTCCCCGCGtga
- the LOC136502029 gene encoding large ribosomal subunit protein uL4c yields the protein MPGAAVASPLLLSLSSSSSPFLSSSSTSFLPPPAAAAAPHAAVRTKAAVSVLRALRAEAATLPVLAFTGEKVGEVTLDLKSAPPSTARAVVHRAIITDRQNARRGTASTLTRGEVRGGGKKPYQQKKTGKARRGSQRTPLRPGGGVVFGPKPRDWSIKINRKEKRLAISTALASAAVAEDAFVVEEFDEAFASGPKTRDFVSALQRWGLDPKQKAMFFATEFDDNVRLSGRNIGSLKMLTPRTLNLYDILDARKLFFTPAAVDYLNSRYGASVSDDYYTDDEDDGEEELVEQEAGEGTTAEAGQDATEEGEADNSS from the coding sequence ATGCCAGGCGCCGCCGTAGCCTCACCTCTCCTCCTCTCgctctcctcgtcctcctcccccTTCCTCTCTTCCTCGTCCACCTCCTTCCTCCcaccccccgccgccgccgccgctccgcacGCCGCCGTCAGGACGAAGGCTGCTGTCTCCGTCCTCCGCGCGCTGCGTGCCGAGGCGGCCACCCTCCCCGTGCTCGCATTCACCGGAGAGAAAGTCGGGGAGGTAACCCTCGACCTCAAGTCCGcgccgccctccaccgcgcgcgctgTCGTGCACCGCGCTATCATCACCGACCGCCAGAACGCGCGCCGGGGCACGGCCTCCACGCTCACCCGCGGCGAGGTCCGCGGCGGAGGGAAGAAGCCCTACCAGCAGAAGAAGACCGGAAAGGCGCGGCGCGGGTCGCAGCGCACCCCGCTTCGGCCCGGCGGTGGCGTCGTGTTCGGCCCCAAGCCCCGCGACTGGTCCATCAAGATCAACCGCAAGGAGAAGCGCCTTGCCATCTCCACTGCCCTCGCCAGCGCCGCCGTGGCAGAGGACGCCTTCGTTGTCGAGGAGTTCGACGAGGCCTTCGCGTCGGGGCCCAAGACCAGGGATTTCGTGTCCGCTTTGCAGCGGTGGGGGCTCGACCCCAAGCAGAAAGCCATGTTCTTTGCCACGGAGTTCGACGACAATGTGCGGCTCAGCGGCAGGAACATCGGTTCCCTCAAGATGCTCACACCCAGGACGCTCAACCTGTACGACATACTCGACGCCCGCAAGCTCTTCTTTACTCCTGCTGCTGTAGACTACCTCAACTCCAGGTACGGAGCCAGCGTTTCTGATGACTACTatactgatgatgaggatgatggcgAAGAGGAACTGGTCGAGCAAGAAGCAGGAGAAGGCACCACAGCAGAAGCTGGTCAAG
- the LOC136502038 gene encoding LOW QUALITY PROTEIN: peroxisomal nicotinamide adenine dinucleotide carrier-like (The sequence of the model RefSeq protein was modified relative to this genomic sequence to represent the inferred CDS: deleted 1 base in 1 codon) yields MSDALINGLAGAGGGIIAQLLTYPLQTVNARQQTERDPSKPAFKDGAARHLYLVVKNEGWERLYGGLMPSLVGTAASQGVYYYFYQIFRNRAEAKALERSRRGLGDGSVGMLQSLTVAALSGCVNVLLTNPIWVVVTRMQTHRKANKQQNPQGLTCALDKAIEAAAAENTPYKTIDVFQELYKEAGVLGFWKGVIPALIMVSNPAIQFMLYETLLKKLKKRRASNLKGADGLTALEIFLLGAIAKLGATVVTYPLLVVKARLQAKQMINDDKRHRYKGTFDAFTKMVQYEGLTGMYKGMGTKIVQSVFASALLFMIKEELVKGARLLVTGNTSLVKKLPSKPSR; encoded by the exons ATGTCAGACGCGCTGATCAACggcctcgccggcgccggcggcgggatCATCGCCCAGCTCCTTACCTACCCGCTCCAGACC GTGAACGCGCGGCAGCAGACGGAGCGCGACCCCTCCAAGCCGGCGTTCAAGGACGGCGCCGCTCGCCATTTGTACCTG GTTGTGAAGAATGAGGGGTGGGAGCGCCTGTACGGCGGGCTTATGCCCTCGCTCGTCGGCACCGCTGCCTCCCAG GGtgtctactactacttctaccaaaTATTCCGGAACAGGGCCGAGGCAAAGGCCCTTGAGCGATCCCGGAGAGGGCTGGGCGATGGGTCTGTCGGGATGCTCCAGTCTCTCACTGTCGCTGCGCTGTCTGG CTGCGTCAATGTACTGCTCACAAACCCGATTTGGGTGGTTGTTACACGAATGCAA ACTCACAGAAAGGCAAACAAACAGCAAAATCCTCAGGGTTTGACATGTGCTCTTGAC AAGGCCATTGAAGCTGCTGCAGCTGAAAACACTCCATACAAAACAATTGATGTT TTTCAGGAACTGTACAAAGAAGCTGGAGTTCTCGGCTTCTGGAAAGGGGTAATTCCGGCTCTAATCATG GTTAGCAATCCTGCAATTCAGTTCATGCTGTATGAGACTCTTCTGAAGAAACTGAAGAAGAGACGGGCCTCTAATTTAAAGGGAGCTGATGGACTAACTGCTCTTGAA ATTTTTCTTCTTGGTGCCATTGCGAAACTTGGTGCAACTGTCGTTACATATCCCCTTCTAGTTGTTAAG GCAAGACTTCAGGCGAAGCAAATGATTAATGATGACAAGAGGCATCGCTACAAAG GTACATTTGATGCGTTCACAAAGATGGTACAATATGAGGGTCTGACAGGGATGTATAAAGGAATGGGCACAAAAATTGTGCAAAGTGTCTTTGCTTCTGCTTTGCTTTTTATGATTAAGGAGGAGCTGGTGAAGGGTGCTCGACTATTGGTGACTGGTAACACTAGTCTGGTTAAGAAACTACCATCAAAGCCATCAAGATGA